A section of the Paramisgurnus dabryanus chromosome 4, PD_genome_1.1, whole genome shotgun sequence genome encodes:
- the map2k7 gene encoding dual specificity mitogen-activated protein kinase kinase 7 isoform X2: MSSLEQRLSRIEEKLKQENKEARKRIDLNIDVSPHRSRPRPTLQLPLANDGSRSSSSESSPQHPSYPSRPRQMLTLPTPPYCLQKSLENAEIDQKLQEIMKQTGYLKIDGQRYPAEVTDLISEGEIGSGTCGQVFKVRFKKTAHVIAVKQMRRTGNKDENKRILMDLDVVLKSHDCPYIIQCYGAIVTNTDVFIAMELMGTCAEKLKKRIQGPIPEAILGKMTVAIVNALLYLKEKHGVIHRDVKPSNILLDDKGQIKLCDFGISGRLVDSKAKTRSAGCAAYMAPERIDPPDPSKPDYDIRADVWSLGISLVELATGQFPYKNCKTDFEVLTKVLQEDPPVLPLGMGFSPDFQSFVKDCLTKDHRKRPKYHKLLEHSFIRRYEVSEVDVAGWFQTVMERTESPRSSQCFSHHQLHSLFSR; the protein is encoded by the exons ATGTCGTCGCTGGAGCAGAGACTCTCCCGAATCGAGGAGAAACTCAAGCAGGAAAATAAAGAAGCTCGCAAACGAATCGACCTGAACATCGACGTGAGCCCGCACCGGTCGCGTCCCAGGCCAA CTCTGCAGTTACCGCTGGCCAATGATGGAAGTCGCTCATCCTCCTCAGAAAGTTCTCCTCAACACCCCTCGTACCCCAGCAGACCCCGACAAATGCTCACGCTTCCCACCCCACCATACTGCCTACAGAAGAGCCTTGAAAA TGCTGAAATCGATCAGAAGCTGCAGGAGATAATGAAACAAACTGGTTACCTGAAGATTGACGGACAG CGTTACCCAGCAGAGGTGACGGATCTGATCAGTGAGGGCGAGATCGGCAGTGGAACCTGTGGGCAGGTCTTCAAAGTTCGCTTTAAAAAGACTGCCCATGTCATCGCTGTCAAG CAAATGAGAAGGACGGGTAATAAAGACGAGAATAAGAGAATCCTCATGGATCTTGATGTTGTATTAAAGAGTCATGACTGTCCATACATCATCCAGTGTTATGGAGCTATAGTCACTAAT ACGGATGTGTTCATAGCCATGGAGTTAATGGGGACATGCGCAGAAAAGCTAAAGAAGAGGATCCAAGGGCCCATACCAGAGGCTATTCTGGGAAAGATGACTGTGGCT ATCGTGAACGCTCTGCTGTACCTAAAAGAGAAACACGGTGTGATTCATCGAGACGTGAAGCCTTCAAATATCTTGTTGGATGACAAAGGCCAAATCAAACTGTGTGATTTTGGCATTAGCGGGCGATTGGTGGATTCTAAAGCCAAGACTCGCAGTGCCGGGTGTGCTGCGTACATGGCG CCTGAGAGAATAGACCCTCCAGACCCCAGTAAGCCAGACTATGACATCAGAGCTGACGTCTGGAGTCTCGGTATTTCTCTG GTGGAGCTAGCCACTGGACAGTTTCCTTATAAGAACTGCAAGACAGACTTTGAGGTTCTGACCAAAGTTCTTCAAGAGGACCCACCGGTCCTTCCTCTTGGCATGGGCTTTTCTCCAGACTTTCAGTCCTTCGTTAAAGACTG TCTCACAAAGGATCACAGAAAAAGGCCAAAATACCACAAGCTGCTT GAACACAGTTTTATCAGACGCTATGAGGTATCGGAAGTAGACGTGGCGGGCTGGTTCCAGACGGTGATGGAGCGCACCGAGTCTCCACGCAGCAGCCAGTGCTTCAGTCATCACCAGCTTCACTCTCTCTTCAGCAGGTAG
- the map2k7 gene encoding dual specificity mitogen-activated protein kinase kinase 7 isoform X1, with amino-acid sequence MSSLEQRLSRIEEKLKQENKEARKRIDLNIDVSPHRSRPRPIIVIQLSPAPAPSQRAALQLPLANDGSRSSSSESSPQHPSYPSRPRQMLTLPTPPYCLQKSLENAEIDQKLQEIMKQTGYLKIDGQRYPAEVTDLISEGEIGSGTCGQVFKVRFKKTAHVIAVKQMRRTGNKDENKRILMDLDVVLKSHDCPYIIQCYGAIVTNTDVFIAMELMGTCAEKLKKRIQGPIPEAILGKMTVAIVNALLYLKEKHGVIHRDVKPSNILLDDKGQIKLCDFGISGRLVDSKAKTRSAGCAAYMAPERIDPPDPSKPDYDIRADVWSLGISLVELATGQFPYKNCKTDFEVLTKVLQEDPPVLPLGMGFSPDFQSFVKDCLTKDHRKRPKYHKLLEHSFIRRYEVSEVDVAGWFQTVMERTESPRSSQCFSHHQLHSLFSR; translated from the exons ATGTCGTCGCTGGAGCAGAGACTCTCCCGAATCGAGGAGAAACTCAAGCAGGAAAATAAAGAAGCTCGCAAACGAATCGACCTGAACATCGACGTGAGCCCGCACCGGTCGCGTCCCAGGCCAA TCATCGTGatccagctaagtccagctccAGCCCCCTCCCAACGCGCAG CTCTGCAGTTACCGCTGGCCAATGATGGAAGTCGCTCATCCTCCTCAGAAAGTTCTCCTCAACACCCCTCGTACCCCAGCAGACCCCGACAAATGCTCACGCTTCCCACCCCACCATACTGCCTACAGAAGAGCCTTGAAAA TGCTGAAATCGATCAGAAGCTGCAGGAGATAATGAAACAAACTGGTTACCTGAAGATTGACGGACAG CGTTACCCAGCAGAGGTGACGGATCTGATCAGTGAGGGCGAGATCGGCAGTGGAACCTGTGGGCAGGTCTTCAAAGTTCGCTTTAAAAAGACTGCCCATGTCATCGCTGTCAAG CAAATGAGAAGGACGGGTAATAAAGACGAGAATAAGAGAATCCTCATGGATCTTGATGTTGTATTAAAGAGTCATGACTGTCCATACATCATCCAGTGTTATGGAGCTATAGTCACTAAT ACGGATGTGTTCATAGCCATGGAGTTAATGGGGACATGCGCAGAAAAGCTAAAGAAGAGGATCCAAGGGCCCATACCAGAGGCTATTCTGGGAAAGATGACTGTGGCT ATCGTGAACGCTCTGCTGTACCTAAAAGAGAAACACGGTGTGATTCATCGAGACGTGAAGCCTTCAAATATCTTGTTGGATGACAAAGGCCAAATCAAACTGTGTGATTTTGGCATTAGCGGGCGATTGGTGGATTCTAAAGCCAAGACTCGCAGTGCCGGGTGTGCTGCGTACATGGCG CCTGAGAGAATAGACCCTCCAGACCCCAGTAAGCCAGACTATGACATCAGAGCTGACGTCTGGAGTCTCGGTATTTCTCTG GTGGAGCTAGCCACTGGACAGTTTCCTTATAAGAACTGCAAGACAGACTTTGAGGTTCTGACCAAAGTTCTTCAAGAGGACCCACCGGTCCTTCCTCTTGGCATGGGCTTTTCTCCAGACTTTCAGTCCTTCGTTAAAGACTG TCTCACAAAGGATCACAGAAAAAGGCCAAAATACCACAAGCTGCTT GAACACAGTTTTATCAGACGCTATGAGGTATCGGAAGTAGACGTGGCGGGCTGGTTCCAGACGGTGATGGAGCGCACCGAGTCTCCACGCAGCAGCCAGTGCTTCAGTCATCACCAGCTTCACTCTCTCTTCAGCAGGTAG